The nucleotide window CCCACCGCTCAAGATGAGATACTTCGCCAACTGGTGGACTTTACCTATGACGTTGGGTCTGGTTGCGATTCATGTACGTAGCGTGCAACGTGGAAGTCCACATACCCATACCCCGACTTCAGCTTCCCAGTTTCATTCCAAACCGTCACCAAAGCCCGAACCCTATGAACTGAATTTCATGATGTCCATTTTGCAAGTTAGGAACTGAGTGCGCTCCATTGTTTTCAAtcatctctcttttttttctttttttttctgcctTGCAGGTAAGGTGTTCGGCATTGTTCTTGACCCGTCCCCGGGTCTCCTCACCAAACGGAACCCCAAGTCCCGGGACAACGTTTggacccaccaccaccaggctaTGACGACAGCGCTGAAAGTGACGCAAAGAAGGGCTCCACACCGTTCTTAGCCTGCACGCCGCCGCGCCAGGAACCCCCAGTGCCCACGCTCACGGCCAACAAGTTGAACAGCACCACGAACCGCCACAGTCGTCCACACGCATCAACATcccctcaacatccatccacaAGACACCACGCCTGCCCCCCGTCGCGTTCTAGAAGCACCTTCttgcccaccacccaacaacGACTTTCGTCCCGACGACGCCTTCAGCCACCTCTGGTATCCCATCGTCATCGAACATAACCTGTGTGTAAGTTTAAAGTCTGAATGTTTGGGTTTGCCCTGCGCAACTGTACGAAGTGTACACTACATGCTTCAGCTCCACGGTTCAGATCACTGTTCAAGACTTTCTCTACGTCAGGAGCTTCCAGTTGCCAATTCGGGCCCGCTGATCAGTCTCATCCCATCGTTGAAAAAGCCACATCCCTGCCCATCCTGACATCAAGCGTGCATTCGTCTGCATTTCAGACACCGCAGCCATTTCACCGCATTTCTCTCACCCCCTCGTATGCGCCCCTTTAGTCCACACTAGGTTGCCCACTGGCCGAGGACCCCTTCACCTTGCCCAGCCCGGGACAGAAATCCGTCGAACCAATTTTCGtttcctttcccttcttctttctgttGCACTGTTCTCAATCGGCCCAGGATTGACGAATTGACAGCCCAGAGGCCATCCCGACTCGGCAGAACCCCACACTtgcaaccaccaaaacaaccacgGCTGCTTCTTAACTATCCTGGATAAGCCACCTCAGTCCGTTTCACGTACCTGGATCCAGGAACAATACAGGCGTTTCATCGCCAACCCCACCTCTTCAGCAGGTGCTTGTCGTCCGTCCTTCGCGAACATCGTGAGCCTAACGTACCCCAGCCCAGCAGCCTCAGTTAGGTTGCGGAGGCTATCGCCTAAGGCCCGGCCAGATCTTCGGGACGTGCTACGGTTTTAAAGTTCGGATCATAAAATAAGTCACTGCACATGATGGCGGCCGTGTTATGAAGCTTCAAGGCTGAGGATTCTTTTTTTGGTACATCTAGCAGGAATGCGTCACTGGCAATTCCCTGGAGGACcaacacatcatcaccatccaccactcAACATCCTCGCACGACGTTCTGCCACAGAACAAATCATACAATGCCTCCAGAACCAAGAGCCAGCGACCGGGCCGCGTATTACacgatgaagacgacgactGGTTTGTCGACGACACAAGCACCAGGTCACTCCCGCACCAACTCCCAGTCTTTCTTTTCCAACAAGGGCACCGGCACCCCATTATCTTCGCCTCGCCCGCCCCATTCTGTTGGTCAACAGTATCCCCCCAAGTCATCACCCGGTACAGGTCGAGGGAGTGCTATGGACGCTCGTACTCCGAGCCCAAATTACTTTGGTCTCGCCGTGGACTCTGGTGCCGACCCACGAGAATCGGCGCTTCTGCCGCACGAGAACTGGAGCACCCCAACGTCCTCGGTCAAGTCCTTTGCCGCTGCCATACCAAAACACTTGCCGCTAGATGCCAACCCAGAGTTTGAGGCCTTCAGGCGACAGATTGACGCAAACAAGGGGCGCTCTGGGTTTAGCCTCTCCGCCACACACTTCAACATCACAAGTGGAGGCCCGTTCGCTCCGACAGTATCAACCCCTTCTGCCCAACAACGGCCTCGCCCACCACGATCACAAACCCATGGATGTAATTTGCCAGAAAACCCGCTGCCGCGGCCATCACTACCAACAGAGTCCGGCAGCTGGGGGCCGGGGGACAACCCCTGCCAGCCAGCCGTGGAAAAGGACAGTTATCAAGGTGCGCCCCACCTCTCGACAGAGTCGAGGCTTGGGATCAAGGGATTCAAAAATCCTCCTTTTTTCCTGGGTCTTGCAAAGCCGCCGAGCCAGGAGTGGGAGAAACTCAACTCATCCATCTCCGAAGCAAGCGGTCGACCCGGCCGCAAAATTGAGACGCCCTCGCCTACTTTCAGCCAACAGACACATGACGGTCAGCAGGCAACACAAGGATGCGGCGAGCCTGACATGATCCCACCAACGGCGCTCAAACAACTCCTGGATAAGAGCAAAGGGGAAGACCTTCTGCTGCTAGACATCAGGGTTTCTCCCCAGTTTGCTCAAGCGAGGATCAAGGGCGCCCTGAACCTGTGTATTCCAACCACCCTGTTGAAGAGGGCAACCTTCAACCTCGAGAAGCTTCAACAGACTTTCCAGGCAGACCGGGACCAGGACAAGTTCGCCAAGTGGCAGACATCGAGTCATCTGGTTGTGTACGATGCCGCGTCCGCCGACAAGCGTGACGCGACCTCGGCTCTGAACATGATCAAAAAGTTCACCAACGAGGGCTATTCGGGAACCACGAGCATTCTACGCGGTGGCTTTAACGCCTTTGTCTTGGCGTATCCAAACTTAGTCGATCGCTCATCAAACATGATATCACCCAGCCTGTCACTAGGTGGCGCAGGTTCTGCTACGAATGGTACACGAACAAATGTCCCGCCTGTCATTGGCGGAGTCATGCTGCCGACCACAAACGACAAGATAGATCCATTTTTCAGCAACATCCGCCAAAACCAAGaccttgttgatggtgttggccaGATGGATGTTGGGGTTCCGACAGGGCTTGATAAGAATAGGCTACCGCGCTGGCTCCAGGAGGCCATCGAGATCAGCGACCATGGTAAGCGGGTATCGGACAAGTTTCTGCGGATCGAGCTTACAGAGCAGTCCCGCATGAAGCTTGCCTATGCTGCCTTTGCGAGCTCGAAAAATCACGGTCCCCGGACCGAGACCCAGGTGCGGTTGTCTGGGGTTGAACAGGGTGGAAAGAACCGGTACAAGGATATCTTGCCGTTTGAACACGCACGTGTGAAGCTTCAGGGCCGCCCAGAGGGAGCATGCGATTATGTAAATGCCAGCCACATCCAGGCCAAGCGGAGTTACAAGCGTTATATCGCCAGCCAAGGACCCCTGCCGGCGACGTTTGAGGTATGTCCAGTGATCCTTTGATTTACTTTGTCCCGCCGCCAGGTCTAACTCTTCCCACAGGACTTTTGGTCGGTGGTCTGGGACAATGATGTACGCGTCATCGTCATGTTGACTGCCGAATCGGAAGGGGGTCAACTCAAGTGCCACCCCTATTGGAAAGGCAGGGACTTCGGTCCTGTCCGGCTTCGTCTGCTGTCCGAAAAAAAGATATCGTTGGATATTGACAAGCATCGGGCCGGATCGACCGCCGCGAACGATGAATCTGCTCCAACCCAGTCGAACGACCACGCCTCCACCATCCCTGAAGGAGGCCGTCGACGTGCCCATACCACAACCACGCCGAACTCCAAGACACCGGGATCCCAATATGGCACCACCCAGGCGGCCGAAACTCCTTTCGTCACGATCCGAAAGTTCGCTCTAAGCCATGCAATGGAACCCTTCGCCCCCATTCGAGAGATTACCCATCTCCACTACACTTCATGGCCTGACTTTGGTGCACCAGCCCAACCAAGCCATTTGCTCGCGCTGGTGGAATTAGCGAATGTCATGCAACGCGCCGCCCTCCCCAACGACCCTACAGTGACGACGTCACAGGCGCAACCTCGTCATGACAGCGGCAGCTACTTTGACCCGTCCCCCCCACTCCGACCAGACAGCCTGAGCACCACTGTTCAGCGTACCTCCTATGACGCGCCTGAGCCTGTCGAGAAAAGTCGTCCCATGCTAGTTCACTGCTCGGCCGGGTGTGGCCGAACAGGAGCCTTTTGTACGGTGGACAGCGTAATCGACATGCTCaagcggcagcggcagcagcaacaacagcactcTGTGGCCGCGCAGGCGTCATCCTCGACTGTTCACCGGTGCAGTTCTAACAAACGGACATCCCAAGACGGCtgggacgatgatgacgacgacggtaGAGGTAAGCGTCTCGCACTCCAGCAAGACCGAGACACAAGGGTGGATCCAGAGGGAGATGTGACAATGGCCATGGATGAAGGCTTTGTCGTTCTCCCACGCCAAACGGCAGCACCGTCGCCTTTCACATCCCAAGCAAACGGGTTCCCCGGGTTCAGTGGTGGCGGGGAGAGCATAGACACGGCCTGGCTGGAGGACGACAGCGTTGATCTTATTGCCCGGACAGTAGAGGACTTTAGAGGGCAGAGATTGAGCATGGTGCAGAGCTTGAGGCAGTTTGTGCTGTGCTACGAGACAGTGCTGGAGTGGAtctggagggtggaggaaggtggtggcgCAGGGGGGGGTCTGCTTGGTCGAGCGAGAGGAAGGAGTGGCAGTTTGGCTTTTTGATGCAATGGTGTCGACAACAAGTGgttgatatatatatacagcCATCCAAGGCTCTGCCTGGAAGCGTAGGCTAGAGAAGGCCGCTGTTCTTCCCCGGTAGCGGCGTTCTGCAGTTTAGCTTTGGCGGCGTGGAATACCTAGATATTAGGCGGAACTACGGCTTACTAGGAATAATAAGACGAAAAAGACTTCGACTAAGGTTGGATCCCAGACTGTGACGAGTAATGAATTCGTGCCCTTGTGGATGTGACACCTGGATACTTGAATTGTTCTAATTGTACATGTAGCAGCACTAAACAACCCAGGATGCAATCTTGCAAAGCCGCGCCTGCTCTTTTCAGTTTCCCCCCAACGCCAGACTGAAAATTAACGCCACAACTTGGCCAAAGACACCTCCTTGTCGTCGTGCTTGTTCAGAATCTTGGCCGTCGCCAGCTCAAAGTCCTCCTGCGTGACATGCACACGCCTCTCGCGAAGGGCATACATGCCCGCCTCGGTACACACGCCCTTCAACTCGGCCCCCGAACAGCCATTCATCTTCTCGGCAATCTTGGTCAGGTTGATCCCGCGTGTCAGGTTCATTTTGCGGCTGTGGATTCGCAGAATATCGGCTCTGGCTTCCACGCTCGGGGGCGGGAACTCGATCTTTCGGTCGATGCGCCCCGGGCGCAGGAGGGCTGGGTCTAGGATATCGAGACGGTTCGTTGCCATAATCACCTTGATGTTCTTGGTTGGCTCGAAACCGTCGAGCTGGTTGAGGAGCTCCAACATGGTGCGCTGGACTTCCGAGTCGCCACCCGAGGACCCTTCGACACGGGAAGAGCCGATGGAGTCGATTTCGTCCATAaagatgatggagggagCGTGCTCACGGGCCATGATGAAAAGCTCTCGGACCATGCGCGAACCCTCACCAATGTACTTTTGAACCAGTTCAGAGCCGGAGACACGGATAAACTTGCAGTCTGTGTGATGGGCCACCGCGCGAGCCAAAAGAGTCTTTCCCGTTCCAGGGGGGCCGTAGAGGAGGACACCCTTTGGTTGGGCAATGCCGAGAGACTCAAAGAGCTCTGGATGTTTGAGCCCGAGCTCGATGACCTCCTTGATTTCCTTGATTTGTTGGTCGAGACCGCCGATCATGTCGTAGGTGCTATCGGGAACCTTTTCGACCATCATTAGAGATACGAGGGGATCGACCGAGGAAGGAAGCATCTTCTCGAGCTTGTAGGAGTCGGACAGCAAGGTTACGCGCTTGCCAGGTGTGAGTTTAGTGATGTCGACCGAGTCGGCAATGTCAACAACTGCACACGACAAGTGTCAGTTGTAGCTCGCGGAGAAAAGCAGCAAGACCGAGACCTACCGTATTTGCCCTCGGGATGCACCTTGACCAGAACCTTCTTGGTGCCCATCACCTTGACGACCTCGCCCACGTACGAGCCCGGTTGTTGTAGCAGACCAAGCTCTTCTCTGAGCAGGCGTACCCGGGAATTGTAGTCATTGCGCTGGGCTTCGAGACGACGGAGAACGGCTTGACCCTTGAGGATCTCGAGTTGCATCGACTCAATCTTGTGGTGGTAGTAGTTGTCGAGCGCCATGGTGACAGCGGTTTATGATACCGTTGGCGGGGAGGCGGGACTTGATGGGTTGTTGTGGCGGTTAAGCAAATGTCGGGTATTGGTAGATTGTTGAAAGAAGAGATGGACCTGTAAGATGGACTGGAACAATTTGGGTAGAGCGTGAGAAATAAGATAGCTCGTTGTGGCTCGTGTGTCGTCGGTTGGAATTCAATGTTGAAGCTGTTGCCCCAGGCCGCCTCCACTGGCGAAATCAGCCATCGAAGGCAGCTCAGGTCGACGCAATGCGGGCCTGGGCACCGAGCTGCCACCGCCTGGTGCCAAGCCTTTGTCACAGCTGCAAGCAGATAAGGCCAGTGCACGTGACCTGCGGCTCTCTTTGCTTGTCGGAAATCGGTGCTAGGCTATCCCGCCAGAGCTTCAATTAGGTAAGCCTAACTCTGAGATGGGGCTGTGATGTCACCGCCAAGGGATTGTCCATGATACCGTGTTGTGGGTAGGTCTTTGAAATCAAAATATGATAATTCATGGCTATTTGGAGCTCCCACAATTTACCTTATCTCAGCATGGACGGCCGAAGTATTGCTAGCAGTGTGAGGGGTTCTCATTAGCAGTGATCCCCAATCTATATTCGTGCCTATTTTGAAGCCGTTTCTCGGATCATTGCCGAACGAGACGCGGAGAACCAGAGCAGGAAAGTCAGCGAGTTCGACAGACAGCTATGTAAATATAGACTTTGGCAACATGGGCACGGTCATGGTCCCAGGGCTGAGCCTGCGGCACATCCCGGTTTTGATGGGCGGTGGTCTGCCATTTGGAGGTACTTGCTGCCAATCGCTAAACGGCGTCAAACCCGGCATCGCCGCACGCTGTGTCGCTGGCCAGCGCTGGAGGTTACATCGCCCACATCGCCCACATCGCGCGCTGCAGTGGATTGCAGCTTCGTTCAAGTTCCACCCCTCGTGCTGCTGCGTTTGGCGGGCACTCCCGTGATATTTCACTGTTTCACTACACTCTGGTGGGTAGTGTATAATGATAGACAGGAAGCAGGTGACGGAATAAAACCGCGCGTTAGGCCATAGGGCACCCTCCCATGCTGCCTTGTGTTTTGGCTGCTTCCCTCAGGTTCCTTATCTCCCGCCTGTTGTCTGCTATCGCAGCCGGTGTTTCGTCTTGTGCCGACCTGCGCCTCTCTGCCGCCATCCTTCCTTCAATTCTGTCGCGCCTGCTCCTTTTCACCAGAGACTGTCCCAGGTCCTTGCCGCGACGGCTCTGTGCAACTGCCATGCAAACCGAAGCCTGAAATCGCTTGTCGTTGGTCGACTCATCCTTttcccaacctctccaaGTCCGCCGTCTTTCAGCGGCCACCTCGAGCCGAGATTGATCAGCACCACAGCATCAGCGAGGACCGCGGCGTCCTCCAACAATTTGCTTTCTCGCTTGTCACCACTCGGATACGCAGTACCTAGACATAACCATGGATTCTAGCCCACAGAAAGATGACGCCTCGGCGACCGACCAATCCCCAACAGACACCCGCCGCCCATCACGGTACGAGTCCATCACCGGTCAAGACGATCGCATGGATGAGAGCTTCCAGTCGACGGATACTGTGCGGAGAAAGCCAGAAGGTGGGTAGAATCAGATGTCAAGAAACCCTTGAGAACTCCACCAGCCTGGCCACGTTCTTGGCATTCCTGGGGTGACCACCTTTGTTGACGTCTTGGGTCCCCTCACGCCATTGCTGTCTTTGGGGATTTGAGCATGTTGCTGACTCGTTTCGTATTTTCTTCTCTCGATACACAGACTCAACCATGCAAAGCCCGAACCTGGCCAGCGGCGCATTTACAGACCCGGGCCAGTCCAGTCGAACCACATCAGTCACCGTACGCTCGCCATTGCTAGGCCCGCGAACACGCCCACGAAAACCCGCCATGCCGCGTCGTACATCGACGACAGCCCAGGCACCGCACCGAGGAGGTGTGTACTCGGTTGACGACGGTATCGCCGAGGTCGAGGCGGATGCTGTCGAGCGCCAGCACAGCTATGCCACCTCTGTTCGGAGACGCACCCATGCTCCACCGTCGCTCTCGCGAGTCCATTCCAGGGACGAGGATGGCCCCAGCGAATGGCCCGAAGAACAGCACGAACAAGGCAGCACGGTGCCGGGGGTCGACAACGGTGAGCAGCGTTTGGACGAGCAGGTTTCGGACGAGACTCCGGCCGAGGATGACGGCGAAATCAGCGACGCCGAAAGCTTCACCCTCAAGGACCGCCAACAAGCGATTAACCAAACCCATCCGTTTGGCATCAGGCTATGGAAACCAGCTCTGTACAAGAAGGATCGTTCGGTGCAAAAGAACGCCGAGGCAGACGTGCATTCGTCGCCGGGTGGGCACGTTAGCAGCTGGCTACTGTTCTTCGACATCATATGGACCCTCGCCtttggttggtggatggCTCTGTTCGCCTTTGTCGGCGCCGtcatctgcttctgctttgctgctgcccccaGCGGCCGGGAGTACGGCCGTGTCTTATGGGGTCTGGCAGGGTATTTGTTTTACCCCTTTGGCAAGTTTGTGCGTctggagcagcaggaggctTACCTGGAGGAAGACTTGGGCGAAGGCAGGAGCATCAGCGAGTATGAGCAATGGCAAAGCGGCGACCTCGAGTATGGCCGGCTCTTCTTTGGCCCGGACAGCAACCGCTCCATCATTGGCCGATCCCGCAGGAGTCTTGATTCGGAACCGGACGAGACGGAGAGCCTTTTGTCGAGGGGCCGTGGGCGAGGTTCGAATTCTGATCTGCCACGGATGAAGCGACGCTTGTTTGGCCGTGGTCAGTGGAACATCGGTCgtgtcgtcttcttccttttcttttacttcctGATCACGCCCTCTCTGTTCATCGTGTCGGCTATCTGCtggtttttggtgttttggatTCCCATGGGCAAGGTCACAATGCTCTTGTTTTCGCATCTCCGCCGCCATCCACTAGCACTGTCCTTCGAGTCCGATATGGCCTCTGCCAGAGCACCGGCTGGTCTCCAGTCTTCGATTCTGGTCTGCACCTATCGAGCTGTCGGCCTCAAATATTGGAAATACACGATTGACGGAACGAACATCTTTCTGATCAACCTCTTGGCCGTGGTCGGTTTTGTCGTTGTGGACTGGCTTGTGTTACATCAGGCCCTGGGCGTCCacaacttcttcacctcGTCGGCCTTCTTGTTCATTTCCGGCCTGCTGTCCATCATTCCCCTTGCCTACTTTATTGGCCAGGCTGTCGCATCCATCTCGGCCCAGTCCTCCATGGGTCTTGGTGCTGCCATcaacgccttcttctccaccattGTCGAGGTCTTTCTCTACTGCGTGGCTCTGCGCCAGGGCAAAGCTCAGCTCGTAGAAGGCAGCATTGTTGGCAGCATCTTTGCCGGCATCCTATTCCTCCCCGGTCTTTCCATGTGCTGCGGAGCCATCAAGCGCAAAACCCAGCGCTTCAACTCGAGATCGGCCGGCGTGACATCGACCATGCTCCTCTTTGCCGTCATCGCCGCGTTTGGCCCGACTCTGTTTTACCAAATCTACGGAACCCACGAACTGACCTGCCAGGACTGCACCAACTTTGACCACCCTAACCGGGGCGGCGGTGTTCTTCGGGACTGCCGCCGTTGTTACTTTTCGCAGACGCCTGCTATTAATGATCGTTTCTATCTCCAGGCGGTGCGTCCCTACTGCTACCTTGCCGCGGGCATGTTATTCTTGTCATACGCTATTGGCCTATGGTTTACACTCCGCACGCACGCCGCCGTCATCTGGAACACTGACgtggacgagaagaagcacGAGGATCAGCCCACTGCCCATAGCACAACCAGGCCATCACACACCATGTCTGTCGGCGACGCCAGCGGTGCCGACATTCGCGACTCCCATTTGTACAAGCGCATTCTCGGTCAATCCCTGCGTCAGGTCGGGCATATCCCCAAGCTGGATGAGCAGTCTCGCAACAGCTCAACCTTGTCGGCAGGCAAGCCCAATGGAACTCCGCATGTCGTCCCTCCCAAATCCACCAGCTACGGAACGGAAACGCTGGGGACTAACATGAATATCCCGGGATTCAGTGATGCCGAGAATAACAACCTCGTCCATCAGGTGGCAGAGATTGCCGCCACCGCGGCAACAGTGGCGGCGAGAAATGTGCAGAGGCCCCGACAGATGTCTCATCATGCCTCTACCGTTTCGGCCACTGGTCATGGATCTGCTTCTGGAAGCcgttcgggcgcctctcgTCCCACTACAGTCTCGATTGGCGAGGATCTTGGGGAGTCTGGCCCGGGATCGGGTGGCCACGGCGGTCATGACGCGCCCAATTGGAGCCGTCTGAAGAGTTCCGTCATTTTGATGGGTGCCACGGTTCTCTACGCCATTGTTGCCGAGATCTTGGTCGACACAGTGGATGTTGTTCTGGAAAATTTTGAGATTGACGAAAAGTTCCTCGGGATCACGCTTTTTGCCCTTGTGCCCAACACCACTGAGTTCCTGAACGCCATTTCGTTTGCCATGAACGGCAACATTGCCCTGTCCATGGAGATTGGTTCCGCCTACGCCCTCCAGGTCTGCCTCCTGCAGATTCCGGCACTCGTCTTGTTTTCAGCCCTCTATCCTCCCGTCGGCGTTCCCATGGAGGATGTCGCCAAGTTCACCTTCAGTCTGCTTTTCCCGCAGTGGGACATGGTGACGGTGATCCTGTGcgtcttcttgctcagtTACATGTACGGCGAAGGAAAGAGCAATTACTTCAAGGGCAGCATCCTGTTGCTCAGCTATCTGGTGGTGATCATCGGCTTCTACTTTAGCGGCTATGGAACTAGTTTTGAGAGCCCGCAGAGCACTGTCAGTCGATTCGACACAATGGGTAGTGACGGTCAGTGGATGAGCTACAAGTACAAGACGGTCGGAAGGAGTACGTCTGGTGTGGCTTTTTGATGTTCTGTATCCCTCTGCTCTCGACGCGCAACATCGGATTTCATCTTTAACACTGCATATGCTAACATGGCCTCACAACAGAGGGCATCACAGCACAACAGCCTTGATTATTCACAATACCCTCTCTCTGAAATACAGTTCAGCGTCTaccttttgtttcttttttatttcctttttcttgatGCTCATTATCACTGGTATGAGGACGTCCGGGCGGGGAGTTGGGGCGTTGTGTATTGTTCGGCAAGAT belongs to Podospora bellae-mahoneyi strain CBS 112042 chromosome 6, whole genome shotgun sequence and includes:
- the Ptp2 gene encoding phosphotyrosine-specific ptp2-like protein (EggNog:ENOG503NW1A; COG:T); this translates as MPPEPRASDRAAYYTMKTTTGLSTTQAPGHSRTNSQSFFSNKGTGTPLSSPRPPHSVGQQYPPKSSPGTGRGSAMDARTPSPNYFGLAVDSGADPRESALLPHENWSTPTSSVKSFAAAIPKHLPLDANPEFEAFRRQIDANKGRSGFSLSATHFNITSGGPFAPTVSTPSAQQRPRPPRSQTHGCNLPENPLPRPSLPTESGSWGPGDNPCQPAVEKDSYQGAPHLSTESRLGIKGFKNPPFFLGLAKPPSQEWEKLNSSISEASGRPGRKIETPSPTFSQQTHDGQQATQGCGEPDMIPPTALKQLLDKSKGEDLLLLDIRVSPQFAQARIKGALNLCIPTTLLKRATFNLEKLQQTFQADRDQDKFAKWQTSSHLVVYDAASADKRDATSALNMIKKFTNEGYSGTTSILRGGFNAFVLAYPNLVDRSSNMISPSLSLGGAGSATNGTRTNVPPVIGGVMLPTTNDKIDPFFSNIRQNQDLVDGVGQMDVGVPTGLDKNRLPRWLQEAIEISDHGKRVSDKFLRIELTEQSRMKLAYAAFASSKNHGPRTETQVRLSGVEQGGKNRYKDILPFEHARVKLQGRPEGACDYVNASHIQAKRSYKRYIASQGPLPATFEDFWSVVWDNDVRVIVMLTAESEGGQLKCHPYWKGRDFGPVRLRLLSEKKISLDIDKHRAGSTAANDESAPTQSNDHASTIPEGGRRRAHTTTTPNSKTPGSQYGTTQAAETPFVTIRKFALSHAMEPFAPIREITHLHYTSWPDFGAPAQPSHLLALVELANVMQRAALPNDPTVTTSQAQPRHDSGSYFDPSPPLRPDSLSTTVQRTSYDAPEPVEKSRPMLVHCSAGCGRTGAFCTVDSVIDMLKRQRQQQQQHSVAAQASSSTVHRCSSNKRTSQDGWDDDDDDGRGKRLALQQDRDTRVDPEGDVTMAMDEGFVVLPRQTAAPSPFTSQANGFPGFSGGGESIDTAWLEDDSVDLIARTVEDFRGQRLSMVQSLRQFVLCYETVLEWIWRVEEGGGAGGGLLGRARGRSGSLAF
- the LET1 gene encoding 26S protease regulatory subunit 8 (COG:O; EggNog:ENOG503NV58); the encoded protein is MALDNYYHHKIESMQLEILKGQAVLRRLEAQRNDYNSRVRLLREELGLLQQPGSYVGEVVKVMGTKKVLVKVHPEGKYVVDIADSVDITKLTPGKRVTLLSDSYKLEKMLPSSVDPLVSLMMVEKVPDSTYDMIGGLDQQIKEIKEVIELGLKHPELFESLGIAQPKGVLLYGPPGTGKTLLARAVAHHTDCKFIRVSGSELVQKYIGEGSRMVRELFIMAREHAPSIIFMDEIDSIGSSRVEGSSGGDSEVQRTMLELLNQLDGFEPTKNIKVIMATNRLDILDPALLRPGRIDRKIEFPPPSVEARADILRIHSRKMNLTRGINLTKIAEKMNGCSGAELKGVCTEAGMYALRERRVHVTQEDFELATAKILNKHDDKEVSLAKLWR
- a CDS encoding hypothetical protein (COG:P; EggNog:ENOG503NV4R; BUSCO:EOG09260KWP), whose amino-acid sequence is MDSSPQKDDASATDQSPTDTRRPSRYESITGQDDRMDESFQSTDTVRRKPEDSTMQSPNLASGAFTDPGQSSRTTSVTVRSPLLGPRTRPRKPAMPRRTSTTAQAPHRGGVYSVDDGIAEVEADAVERQHSYATSVRRRTHAPPSLSRVHSRDEDGPSEWPEEQHEQGSTVPGVDNGEQRLDEQVSDETPAEDDGEISDAESFTLKDRQQAINQTHPFGIRLWKPALYKKDRSVQKNAEADVHSSPGGHVSSWLLFFDIIWTLAFGWWMALFAFVGAVICFCFAAAPSGREYGRVLWGLAGYLFYPFGKFVRLEQQEAYLEEDLGEGRSISEYEQWQSGDLEYGRLFFGPDSNRSIIGRSRRSLDSEPDETESLLSRGRGRGSNSDLPRMKRRLFGRGQWNIGRVVFFLFFYFLITPSLFIVSAICWFLVFWIPMGKVTMLLFSHLRRHPLALSFESDMASARAPAGLQSSILVCTYRAVGLKYWKYTIDGTNIFLINLLAVVGFVVVDWLVLHQALGVHNFFTSSAFLFISGLLSIIPLAYFIGQAVASISAQSSMGLGAAINAFFSTIVEVFLYCVALRQGKAQLVEGSIVGSIFAGILFLPGLSMCCGAIKRKTQRFNSRSAGVTSTMLLFAVIAAFGPTLFYQIYGTHELTCQDCTNFDHPNRGGGVLRDCRRCYFSQTPAINDRFYLQAVRPYCYLAAGMLFLSYAIGLWFTLRTHAAVIWNTDVDEKKHEDQPTAHSTTRPSHTMSVGDASGADIRDSHLYKRILGQSLRQVGHIPKLDEQSRNSSTLSAGKPNGTPHVVPPKSTSYGTETLGTNMNIPGFSDAENNNLVHQVAEIAATAATVAARNVQRPRQMSHHASTVSATGHGSASGSRSGASRPTTVSIGEDLGESGPGSGGHGGHDAPNWSRLKSSVILMGATVLYAIVAEILVDTVDVVLENFEIDEKFLGITLFALVPNTTEFLNAISFAMNGNIALSMEIGSAYALQVCLLQIPALVLFSALYPPVGVPMEDVAKFTFSLLFPQWDMVTVILCVFLLSYMYGEGKSNYFKGSILLLSYLVVIIGFYFSGYGTSFESPQSTVSRFDTMGSDGQWMSYKYKTVGRSTSGVAF